The proteins below come from a single Plasmodium cynomolgi strain B DNA, scaffold: 0309, whole genome shotgun sequence genomic window:
- a CDS encoding CYIR protein (putative;~vir-type antigen): MIYNKMELSPKNNWVEVLQNFSSHKEYEKLDKVDIANENSNHCNDLGSSDDEDKTLCKKVEQNLRRLSTLHGDELKSGCYYFQHWFFDNIAKKYYNGNDRGKNYAVAEKLFDIVSTLTPVYSKMEACKCYFEPGKPEDWKKKIFA, from the exons ATGATATATAACAAGATGGAACTTTCACCAAAGAATAATTGG GTTGAAgtattgcaaaatttttcgTCACATaaagaatatgaaaaattggaTAAAGTAGACATTGCAAATGAAAACAGTAATCATTGCAATGATTTAGGAAGTAGTGATGATGAGGATAAAACGCTTTGTAAAAAGGTAGAACAAAATTTAAGAAGGTTATCTACTTTACATGGTGATGAGCTTAAAAGTGGTTGTTATTACTTCCAACATTGGTTCTTCGACAATATagccaaaaaatattataatggaAATGATAGAGGTAAGAATTATGCTGTGGCTGAGAAACTTTTTGATATAGTATCAACACTTACTCCAGTATATTCTAAAATGGAAGCATGCAAATGTTATTTTGAACCTGGTAAACCTGAAGattggaaaaagaaaatatttgcatgA